CTCCCCGTCCGTCACCTGGACCGCGCCGCCGCCGCTCCGGCGCAGGTGCGCCAGCACCTCGCGGCCGCGGACGGGATGCGCGCCGGCGATCCCCTCCGCCGCCGTGGGGCGGCGGGCCGCGGCCAGGAGGCGGGGGGAGGGCTCGGGCAAGCCTTCCTCCAGCGCCAGGGCGAGGGGGGCGTCGCCCTCGGCCTGGACCGCCCAGATGGCGGGTGGCGCCGCCCACCCGGCGGCCGCCGGCGCCCCCCCGCCGGGAGGCGCGAGCCGCTCCCAGGCGCGACCCAGCGCCAGCACCAGGCTTCCGTGCCCGGCCGGCACCAGCGCGTGCCAGCGCCCGCCCGGCGCCACCAGCGAGGCGACCTCCGCCGCCAGCTCGTAGCCCAGCGTCTCCAGGCCCGCCAGAAAGGCCGGGTGCCAGTTGTGGCTGGCGTAGAAACCGGGGGCTTCCTCCGCCTGGGCGGCCTGCCGCGCCGCCGCGCGCCCGCCCTCGACGGCGTGGGCGACGGCGCCGAAGAGGCGGAGCTGGGCGCGCTTCCCCTCGGAGCTGCCGGCGGGGACGAAGACGTGACAGCCCAGGCCTGCGCGCGCGGCGTAGGCGGCCAGCGCCACGCCGGCGTTGCCCGAGGAGTCGTCGCGCACCTCGCGCACGCCCTGCGCCTTCAGGTAGCTGACCAGAAAGGCGGCGCCCCGGTCCTTGAAGGAGCCGGTGGGCTGGAGGAAGTCCAGCTTCAGCCAGAGGCCGTCCTCCTCCGGGGCGGCCTCCCCCTCCGCCGCCAGCGGGACGAGCGGCGTGCCACCCTCGCCCAGTGTCACCCGCGCCGCGGCCGGCACGCGCGGCAGGAGCGGCTCCCAGCGCCAGATGCTCGCCTCCCACGGCCAGCGGGCGGCGGCGTAGGGCGGGGGTTCCAGCCGGAGCGACGGCGGCCCCGCCTCCGGCTCGAACTCCAGCAGCCCGCCGCACGCCGGGCAGCGCCAGGCCGGCCCCGCGGGCCTGGCGCCGCAGGCGGCGCAGCGCAGCCCGGCCAGCTCGGGCCCGGGCGTCATGCCGCCCCGCCGCCCTCCAGGAGGAGCAGGCGGCGCTTCATCGCCTCGCCACCGGCGTAGCCGCCCAGGCCATGGGCGGCCACCACGCGGTGGCAGGGGACGACCACGGGCACCGGGTTGGCGCCCACGGCCGCCCCCACCGCGCGCGCCGCGCCCGGACGGTCCAGGCGGAGCGCCAGCTCGCCGTAGGAGAGGCGCTCGCCCCAGCCGAGCCGGAGCAGCTCGCGCCAGACCGCCAGCTGGAAGGGCGTCCCGCGCAGGTCCAGGGGCAGGTCGAAGCGGTGCGACCGGCCCGCCAGGTAGGCCTCCAGCTGGCCGGCGACGTCGCCCGGCGGCTCCGCGGGTGCGGCGGCGCCCTCCCCCGGGCGGAAGTGACGCGACAGCCAGGCGGCCGGGGGCGCCTCGCCCCCGTCAGGGCCGGGCAGACCCAGCCAGGCGATGCCGCGCGCCGTCCAACCCAGCCGGAAGAGCCCCCAGGAAGTGGGTAGCGGAGCCAGGCGGAGCCGCGGGAGGCTTCCCACCCCCGCGGGCGCCCCCTTTTCTCGAGAGCCGGTCATCCTTCGTCC
This sequence is a window from Bacillota bacterium. Protein-coding genes within it:
- a CDS encoding pyridoxal-phosphate dependent enzyme, with protein sequence MTPGPELAGLRCAACGARPAGPAWRCPACGGLLEFEPEAGPPSLRLEPPPYAAARWPWEASIWRWEPLLPRVPAAARVTLGEGGTPLVPLAAEGEAAPEEDGLWLKLDFLQPTGSFKDRGAAFLVSYLKAQGVREVRDDSSGNAGVALAAYAARAGLGCHVFVPAGSSEGKRAQLRLFGAVAHAVEGGRAAARQAAQAEEAPGFYASHNWHPAFLAGLETLGYELAAEVASLVAPGGRWHALVPAGHGSLVLALGRAWERLAPPGGGAPAAAGWAAPPAIWAVQAEGDAPLALALEEGLPEPSPRLLAAARRPTAAEGIAGAHPVRGREVLAHLRRSGGGAVQVTDGEIALALRRLAGQGLLVEPTGAVALAGAFRLRREGRLPAGEPAVAVLTGSGLKAPAAVARLVAGAGDDPAPGTDGGPA
- a CDS encoding methylated-DNA--[protein]-cysteine S-methyltransferase yields the protein MTGSREKGAPAGVGSLPRLRLAPLPTSWGLFRLGWTARGIAWLGLPGPDGGEAPPAAWLSRHFRPGEGAAAPAEPPGDVAGQLEAYLAGRSHRFDLPLDLRGTPFQLAVWRELLRLGWGERLSYGELALRLDRPGAARAVGAAVGANPVPVVVPCHRVVAAHGLGGYAGGEAMKRRLLLLEGGGAA